Proteins found in one Plasmodium gaboni strain SY75 chromosome 13, whole genome shotgun sequence genomic segment:
- a CDS encoding hypothetical protein (conserved Plasmodium protein, unknown function): protein MAHIFLKRWGCKECDLFLKNKGKVCYHFNFYKSVHSNVVSNINNENVSNDNNKNDYIENLNSCFDNNSVNSCNNNENRKNMILYKSFSLLQNCNIRETIDILNIYIKLKNENIEFLKNICLNLLMNKEKIRHMEILILLKKFSVIKCKDYYLFCYFKEILIDNMHILNFEELIDIYFCYTNLNYFDYNFFFLIEKRIFHNFHKIDVKRLIMLIQCFNKKRIISRNYMTILLYSISKNMNNMNIFQLCVLFSFFKKFHINNTILISTLIHRFNCQVTINEASKYISIYYNFLSYVKRKCIQNYKMLEGNKELLNMIQSANEIFINKEDIVYADVVKNLNNKLNDDNDRMNNIYNNSDNNVLLYSKELKQIENKYLAESYELDKIREKTNYIKYNSYNMNMLYTIQNTLKNIEMITRKHIKHMNVMSLCLLSSSLSHINNNNNNNKYMLEQIAESLGKNSTKLCPSLVSSFLLSYSKCGHKHGPLIYYSLEFFYKYYKFFDMNDIGLFCKALHLFCIKENEFIDKLNDYMINERNTNNNISNMIYDNNSNDNDSDHMVSMQKYYKNAEDGDQNVACDDINNLCYHIQKKLDNDMSKLNYEESNDYSHKDILNDKNKERKKIIDNKKIISNYNKMKDHNYVNFSYIDYENIKKKNYYKNNLYNINNNNGSKYIYINNIVYILEYYAFVLVNNINILKDICNIFIKSELNYILYSRILYAFYILQFNDNIIYKLIDKFTLHQPLYELMYKEKHMCKILEALKYYYDNKCENKSQNQNEMDGIYFYVLPKKTFSFIFNFSKYFLTYIFLKKNEKILNSYIYHIKSLPSYNDQCIYLHVSSNLFNKRY from the coding sequence ATGGCCCACATATTTTTGAAGCGTTGGGGATGTAAAGAATGcgatttatttttaaaaaataaaggaaaggtatgttatcattttaatttttataaaagtGTTCATAGCAATGTAGTgagtaatataaataatgagAATGTTagtaatgataataataagaatgaTTATATTGAAAATTTGAATAGCTgttttgataataattctGTTAATAgttgtaataataatgaaaataggaaaaatatgattttatataaatcatttaGTTTGTTACAAAATTGTAATATTAGAGAGACTAtagatattttaaatatatatataaaattaaaaaatgagaacattgaatttttaaagaatatCTGTTTGAATTTATTAATGAATAAAGAAAAGATAAGACATATggaaatattaatattgttaAAAAAGTTTTCTGTTATAAAATGTAaagattattatttattttgttattttaaagaaatattaattgATAATATGCATATACTTAATTTTGAAGAAttaatagatatatatttttgttatactaatttaaattatttcgattataattttttttttttaattgagaaaagaatatttcataatttCCATAAAATTGATGTAAAAAGATTAATTATGTTAATACAATGTTTTAATAAGAAGAGAATAATATCTAGAAATTATATGactatattattatatagtatatcaaagaatatgaataatatgaatatatttcaGTTATGTGTacttttttcattttttaaaaaattccatataaataatactATACTTATTAGTACATTAATACATAGATTTAATTGTCAGGTTACTATAAATGAAGCatctaaatatatatctatctattataatttcttaTCTTATgttaaaagaaaatgtatccaaaattataaaatgcTAGAAGGAAACAAGGAATTGTTGAATATGATACAAAGTGctaatgaaatatttattaataaagaaGATATTGTTTATGCAGATGTAgtaaaaaatttaaataacaaattaaatgatgataatgatagaatgaataatatatataataattctgataacaatgtattattatattctaaagaattaaaacaaatagaaaataaatatttagCAGAATCGTATGAATTAGATAAAATAAGGGAAAAGacaaattatattaaatataattcttataatatgaatatgtTATATACAATACAAAATACattgaaaaatattgaaaTGATAACTAGAAAACATATAAAACATATGAATGTTATGTCATTGTGtttattatcatcttctttatctcatattaataataataataataataataaatatatgttagAACAGATTGCCGAATCTCTTGGAAAGAATTCAACAAAACTATGTCCGTCATTAGTAAgttcttttttattatcatatagTAAATGTGGTCATAAACATGGTCctttaatttattattctcttgaatttttttataaatattataaattttttgaTATGAATGATATTGGGTTGTTTTGTAAGGCATTGCATCTTTTTTGTATAAAGGAAAATGAATTTATAGATAAACTCAATgattatatgataaatgaaagaaatacaaataataatattagtaatatgatatatgataataattctaATGACAATGACAGTGACCACATGGTATCTATgcaaaaatattataagaatGCTGAAGATGGGGATCAAAATGTAGCATgtgatgatataaataatttatgtTATCATATACAGAAAAAATTAGACAATGATATGAGtaaattaaattatgaaGAATCTAATGATTATTCAcataaagatatattaaatgataaaaataaagaaagaaaaaaaattattgataacaaaaaaatcataagtaattataataaaatgaaagaTCATAACTATGTTAATTTTAGTTATATTgattatgaaaatataaaaaaaaaaaattattataaaaataatttatataatataaataataataatggatccaaatatatatatataaataatattgtatatatattagaatATTATGCATTTGTATTagttaataatataaatatattaaaagatatatgtaatatatttataaagTCAGAActaaattatatattatattcaagaatattatatgctttttatatcttacaatttaatgataatattatttataaacTTATAGATAAATTTACATTGCATCAACCATTATATGAACTTATGtataaagaaaaacatATGTGTAAAATTTTAGAGGCtctaaaatattattacgACAACAAATGTGAAAATAAAAGTCAAAATCAAAATGAAATGGATggaatttatttttatgtattacCAAAGAAGacattttcttttatttttaatttttcaaaGTATTTcttaacatatatttttttaaaaaaaaatgaaaaaattctcaattcctatatatatcatataaaaagtCTCCCATCTTATAATGATCAGTGTATATATCTCCACGTGTCTAgtaatttatttaataaaagatattaa
- a CDS encoding putative mitochondrial import inner membrane translocase subunit TIM9 yields MEKSLDLSAFNKSDRDKILKKINKAEYEDTMNTYNSIVERCFNECITSFRSKELDNNENNCILNCVKKFSIFSQRIGMKFTQNLNNEMQKKT; encoded by the coding sequence atggagAAGTCTTTAGATTTGAGTGCTTTTAATAAATCTGACCGAGATAAAATATTGAAGAAAATCAACAAAGCAGAATATGAAGATACTAtgaatacatataattCAATTGTAGAAAGATGTTTCAACGAATGTATTACATCCTTTCGTTCTAAAGAATTAGATAATAACGAAAATAATTGTATATTAAATTGTGTCAAAAAATTTTCCATCTTCTCACAAAGAATTGGTATGAAGTTTACACAAAATTTGAATAATGAAATGCAAAAGAAAAcataa
- a CDS encoding putative mitochondrial carrier protein — MEISNKNEEEKKKNKNKILVCGLISGILTKTLFAPFDRIKLFYQIQPMFNQYKKEEKINIEKEKQNYHNKKVSILNHNIILKKKSNVENKLKSNNEPDLYISKNYEKKKLPYNLVKRQNVVFLNFKKKINSLKGINKSKNKINNNNNNYYYYYNYCRATKNQNAKHDFFSTYIKKVGKKNTNKYIPSYYNIYNSPHKMCKKILLNYYPNINHIKHNMNHIKNLKLVNKNYKNLYGNRNDNITYNWGKQIKSIPRSYIKNQQSSIKYRNIIQSFFFIIKEEGVLGLWKGNFVNTIRGGIVYSAKFGTNDIIKDKLKKSKIKEKKNIYNNMDTQETYQNNNNNNISTNKNKNTFNYYESITAGYISGIIQKTVSYPLDLLSIRMALGVNEKYLTNNSDTLYKKKSLIKMIYEIIQKEGFSGFYKGYIPTLLTGVPYVTLQMLFFDFYKNLFQTYSSNHYNNIPTLALYSSLAGSLSNLTSLIIVFPGDTVRKRMMNNGIDNKNYIYKNTIHCIKNIYYVEGIRNFYHGLFPSMLKCIPSGAIQFMSYEILKHLVSKN; from the coding sequence atggaaatatcaaataaaaatgaagaagagaaaaaaaaaaataaaaataaaatctTAGTATGTGGACTAATTTCTGGGATACTCACAAAAACGCTGTTTGCCCCCTTCGATCGTATAAAATTGTTTTATCAAATCCAACCTATGTTCAatcaatataaaaaagaggaaaaaataaatatagaaaaagaGAAACAAAATTAccataataaaaaagtgTCAATTCTTAATCATAacattattttaaaaaaaaaaagtaatgtagaaaataaattaaaatcAAATAATGAACCAGATTTATACATTAGcaaaaattatgaaaaaaaaaaattaccATACAATTTGGTGAAAAGACAAAATGTAGTGTTTcttaattttaaaaaaaaaataaattcattgaaaggaataaataaaagtaaaaacaaaataaacaataataataataattattattattattataattattgtCGAGCGACAAAAAATCAAAATGCAAAGCATGACTTTTTTTCAACATATATCAAAAAGGTTGGTAAgaaaaatacaaataagtatattccaagttattataatatttataatagCCCTCATAAAATGTGTAAAAAAATCCTACTTAATTATTATCCAAACATAAATCATATTAAGCATAATATgaatcatataaaaaatctCAAACTTgtaaacaaaaattataaaaatctATATGGTAATAgaaatgataatataacataCAATTGGGGGAAGCAAATAAAATCTATTCCAAgatcatatattaaaaatcAACAATCATCAATAAAATATcgaaatattatacaaagttttttttttattataaaagaagaagGAGTTTTAGGCTTATGGAAAGGTAATTTTGTTAATACCATAAGAGGTGGAATTGTATATTCAGCTAAATTTGGAACTAATGATATAATCAAAgacaaattaaaaaaatccaaaataaaagaaaaaaaaaatatttataataatatggataCACAAGAGActtatcaaaataataataataataatatttcaacaaacaaaaataaaaatacatttaattattatgaaagTATAACAGCTGGATATATTTCTGGAATTATACAAAAAACTGTTTCATATCCATTAGATTTATTAAGTATTCGTATGGCTTTAGGTGtgaatgaaaaatatttaacaaataattctgatactttatataaaaaaaaatcacttattaaaatgatatatgaaattataCAAAAAGAAGGATTTTCGGGTTTCTATAAAGGATATATTCCAACATTATTAACAGGAGTACCATATGTTACCTTACAAATGTTATTCTttgatttttataaaaatttattcCAAACATATTCATCaaatcattataataatataccTACATTAGctttatattcatcattAGCAGGATCATTAAGTAATCTAACGTCActtattattgtttttcCAGGTGATACTGTAAGAAAAAGAATGATGAATAATGgtattgataataaaaattatatttataaaaatacaatacattgtataaaaaatatttattatgttgAAGGAATTAGAAATTTCTATCATGGATTATTTCCATCAATGTTAAAATGTATACCTTCAGGTGCTATACAATTTATGTCctatgaaatattaaagCATCTCGTCtcaaaaaattaa
- a CDS encoding putative DNA repair endonuclease has product MYPLYYEKKIVKKLIEQDSLIILADGFNELNILAIFIFYYQNRCLWNEQDIYNDNIFFDLFNLNKYNKTYEKEVVELIEDDGQANVNNQTTTKYTVNKNKAQNDNEIEYYIDDTDNSDKSDKSHKSNKSNKSDKDAIPTSCRHIIDNMFDSYKYKEKNNELQKNDNQIILLDDHEEKEKAETKKNDNDNNNNNNNIDSYNNVFNIFKSQNNNLKDMCTPNKLIFILNVTPKEYNIFLKYQLSLYEQINEIDERYNDKVKINYFKTEYIRDQKSHERIEMYIKRGVYFISSNVLLIDLLTFKIIPEIIDGIFICKNHRLIYNMKEIFIIELYRKRNKFGFIKGISNNKKLINHQHIVNLAQKLYMKRIYCYPRFHKHIHISLNNKFLQPHIYEINLDMPTILLKIEENILNILHYLNLEIKKNYNFHDFDLNPLLYSENPESYVLSYIKTKTLNYNTKKLLKEIITLVNMLCNLFIYDSLIFYNYLNNLKEADKECIWLYCNEANEIFYLSRERKDFFLNKMNILVDPNDMNTINNTQNIINVIQYDNNYFHKSYQVKKEFNQLYNWVYELVFNRDIEKDQYEKIREQKERIKNKNIMKRKFILNKKKKNKQSNTKHVKDNIHTEHITSIISNNDVNMKHSKNSNSNNNSNSRNNSNSSNNSNITIKNNKRRKIINSNNFNHNNNNMYNLIKKEKDDIIQIKSSDSEINNINNNNSIIKSNEHIIFNDHKECKNEIDKINVGQSNDNNNNNNNIIKMCTNQRKINEHMDKIEYPIVIIVDNFYMQKEFYNLLLHTNDDKEGRKRDNNENKSKDKDEEKIINPNNNNNNNNNNYNVDDNTQQCQKHFNVLIKAEKENKITDIYITDDSVSSDESYNNNNKKNLNTSNNSDIFCLQNNPFNIPYDMIKNKTHNLKYIKPHIYILCINKNYENIYAKDNFVQTFHQKIDAIHKKRDKENNIEGEIKLNEQNKMDETCKKKKKKKDKEKNKNNQNEQEKNDKKYIISNDEHLEDDNFFEINEYCGNLDFLEIFLITIKPYRIILTTLDLNIFRNIEIYCARLFQYSIYQLHEEQYFKDIMKYEKDNFIYVKQNENNINKTDHIIKQNDNKQNHNNNNNNKRYMDNNNNYYNYNNINKNTTYNNKYQNNFIKTEMNHDQNKLRDKKKRPKKKQNGSIKQPIDIFTKLKIWNDMCNSVEVFLIFFKNNIHYNKYLNKVKVEKSNWITFLENRNNLRFELDRNVFNKNEELFKKVINSYLNFQKRFKDNKKNITNFNQSLCDEFKSFQDVKIDEYAIENNNVLLDNHYNNFISMEEEEIFIKNYQNKMNKNISSFTFDEKIIQKIQEILQKFSIDSFNLNFILYSIFNNTKPIVIVDIRELKSDLTYKLYKSKMHIIPYSLLVGDYILTKDICVERKSIIDLIQSLNNNRLYNQINQMSKYYQTYVLLIEFNNKNLFYFASLNDKNSVYTKLIMICIQFPKLKILWSPFSLFTVKLFWSLKVNASQPDIFKSLHIDMTLQKTVREQYIMSKNKINKGKDVTNHQNSSKDKKEIRDEEKQENNNNTKIDELVVQTNDHLHVQTNDHLHVQTNDHLHVQTNDEDNVDNKQETYKYETIYDLFDKNLYNLQNIEDDDKDIKKVQNVTNWNAIEILKSLPGVTEKNMHYLINNINSLRDLCDQTLEQLENYMSKSNAKLLYDFLNENIS; this is encoded by the coding sequence atgtATCCACTATACtatgagaaaaaaatagtaaAGAAATTGATAGAACAAGATTCCTTAATAATATTAGCAGATGGATTTAATGAACTAAACATTTTAGcaatttttatattttattatcaaaaCAGATGTTTATGGAATGAGcaagatatatataacgataacatattttttgatttattcaatttgaataaatataataaaacatatgAAAAGGAAGTTGTAGAATTGATAGAGGATGATGGACAAGCAAATGTAAATAATCAAACTACAACAAAATATACagtaaataaaaataaagcCCAAAATGATAATGAGATAGAATATTATATCGACGATACAGACAATTCAGATAAATCAGATAAGTCTCATAAATCTAACAAGTCTAACAAATCTGACAAAGATGCCATTCCTACCAGTTGTAGACACATAATTGATAACATGTTTGATAGCTATAAATATAAGgagaaaaataatgaattacaaaaaaatgacaatcaaattatattattagaCGACCATGAGGAGAAGGAAAAAGCAGAAACAAAGAAAAATGAcaatgataataataataataataataatattgatagTTACAACAATGtgtttaatattttcaaatcacaaaataataatttaaaagaCATGTGTACCCCAAATAAActcatttttatattaaacGTCACACCTAAGGaatacaatatttttttgaaatatcAACTATCCTTATATGAACAGATTAACGAAATAGATGAAAGATATAATGataaagtaaaaataaattatttcaAAACTGAATATATAAGAGATCAGAAATCACATGAAAGAATAGAGATGTACATAAAGAGAGGTGTATATTTCATTTCTTCAAATGTGCTATTAATAGATTTATTaacatttaaaataattcCTGAAATTATTGATGggatatttatttgtaaaaatCATAGattgatatataatatgaaagaaatatttattatcgAGTTATATAGAAAAAGGAATAAATTTGGTTTTATTAAAGGTAttagtaataataaaaaattaataaatcatCAACATATTGTTAATTTAGCtcaaaaattatatatgaaaagaATTTATTGTTATCCACGATTTCataaacatatacatatatctttaaataataaattcCTACAAccacatatatatgaaattaaTCTTGATATGCCAActattcttttaaaaatagaagaaaatatcCTCAATATATTACATTACCTAAATTtagaaattaaaaaaaattataattttcatgATTTTGATTTAAACccattattatattctgAAAATCCAGAATCATATGTACTTAGTTATATTAAGACAAAAACACTTAATTATAATActaaaaaattattaaaagaaattattacATTAGTTAATATGTTAtgtaatttatttatatatgattctctcatattttataattatcttaataatttaaaagaagCAGATAAAGAATGTATTTGGTTATATTGTAATGAGGCTAACGaaatcttttatttatcaagagaaagaaaagatttttttttaaataaaatgaatatattgGTTGATCCAAATGATATGAATactataaataatacacaaaatattattaatgtaatacaatatgataataattactTTCATAAATCTTATCAAgttaaaaaagaatttaatCAGTTATATAATTGGGTATACGAATTAGTCTTTAATAGAGATATTGAAAAAGACCAGTATGAAAAGATACGTGAACAGAAAGAAAGaatcaaaaataaaaatatcatgaaaagaaaatttatattaaataaaaagaaaaaaaataaacaatcAAATACAAAACATGTTAAGGATAACATACATACAGAACACATAACATCTATTATATCAAACAATGATGTAAATATGAAACATTCTAAAAatagtaatagtaataataatagtaatagtagaaataatagtaatagtagtaataatagtaatattacaataaaaaacaataaacgaagaaaaataattaattcaaataattttaatcataataataataatatgtataatttaataaaaaaagaaaaggatgatattatacaaataaaatcTTCAGATAGtgaaattaataatattaataataataatagtattattaaatcaaatgaacatataatttttaatgaTCACAAAGAATGTAAAAACGAGattgataaaataaacGTTGGTCAATctaatgataataataataataataataatatcataaaaatgtGTACAAATcaaagaaaaataaatgaacaTATGGATAAGATAGAATATCCaatagtaataatagttgataatttttatatgcaAAAGGAATTCTATAATTTGCTTCTTCACACAAATGACGACAAAGAAGGAAGAAAAAGagataataatgaaaataaaagtaaagATAAAGATgaggaaaaaataattaacccaaacaataataataataataataataataattacaatGTTGATGATAATACCCAGCAGTGTCAGAAACATTTCAATGTACTTATCAAAGcagaaaaagaaaataaaatcactgatatttatattacagACGATTCAGTCAGTTCTGATGAaagttataataataataataagaagaaTCTCAACACATCAAATAATTCAGATATTTTCTGCTTACAAAATAATCCATTTAATATACCTTACGATATgattaaaaataaaacacataatctgaaatatataaaaccacatatatatattttatgcATAAATAAGAActatgaaaatatttatgcTAAAGATAATTTCGTTCAAACGTTTCATCAAAAAATTGATGCAATTCATAAGAAACGCGATAAAGAGAACAATATCGAAGGGgaaattaaattaaatgaacaaaataaaatggatgaaacatgtaaaaaaaaaaagaaaaaaaaagataaagaaaaaaataaaaacaatcaaaatgaacaagaaaaaaatgacaaaaaatatataattagTAATGATGAACATTTAGAAgatgataatttttttgaaataaatgaatattgTGGAAATCTAGATTTTTTAGAAATATTTCTAATTACAATTAAACCTTATCGTATAATTTTAACTACTCTtgatttaaatatttttagGAATATCGAAATATATTGTGCACGTCTTTTTCAATATAGTATATACCAATTACATGAAGAACAATATTTTAAGGATATCATGAAGTATGAGAAagataattttatatacgTTAAACagaatgaaaataatattaacaaaactgatcatataattaaacaaaacgataataaacaaaaccataataataataataataataaaagatatatggataataataataattattataactaCAATAATATCAATAAGAATACAACctataataataaataccAAAATAATTTCATCAAAACAGAAATGAATCATgatcaaaataaattacgagataaaaaaaaaagaccaaaaaaaaaacaaaatggAAGTATAAAACAACCAATTGATATATTCAccaaattaaaaatatggaatGATATGTGCAATAGTGTAGAAGtctttttaatattctttaaaaataatatacattacaataaatatttaaacaAAGTTAAAGTTGAAAAATCAAATTGGATAACTTTTCTAGAAAATCGAAATAATTTACGTTTTGAATTAGATAGAAATGTATTTAACAAAAATGAAGAACTGTTTAAAAAAGTTataaattcatatttaaattttcaaaaaagatttaaagataataaaaagaatataacTAATTTTAATCAATCCTTATGTGATGAATTTAAAAGTTTTCAAGATGTTAAAATAGATGAATATGctatagaaaataataatgttttattagataatcattataataattttataagtatggaagaagaagaaattttcatcaaaaattatcaaaataaaatgaataaaaatatttcttcttttacatttgatgaaaaaattatacaaaaaattCAAGAAATTTTACAGAAATTCTCTATAGATTCATTTAATcttaattttatattatatagtatttttaataatacaaaacCTATAGTTATTGTAGATATAAGAGAATTAAAATCTGatttaacatataaattatataaaagtaaaatGCATATTATACCATATTCTTTATTAGTAGGAGATTATATTCTAACCAAAGATATATGTGTTGAAAGAAAATCAATTATTGATTTAATACAatcattaaataataatagattatataatcaaataaatcaaatgtcaaaatattatcaaacATATGTATTACTCATagaatttaataataaaaatttattttattttgcatctttaaatgataaaaattcAGTATACACAAAACTTATTATGATATGTATCCAGTTTCCCAAACTCAAAATATTATGGAGTCCCTTTTCTCTTTTTACTGTCAAACTTTTCTGGTCATTAAAAGTTAATGCTAGCCAACCtgatatttttaaatcACTACATATTGATATGACCCTACAAAAAACTGTTCGAGAGCAGTATATTATGAgtaagaataaaataaacaaagGAAAGGATGTCACGAACCATCAAAATAGTTCAAAAgataaaaaggaaattaGGGATGAAGAAAAACAAGAGAATAACAATAATACAAAGATAGATGAATTGGTAGTTCAAACGAATGACCACTTGCACGTCCAAACAAATGACCACTTGCACGTCCAAACGAATGACCATTTACACGTCCAAACAaatgatgaagataatGTAGACAATAAACAAGAGACATATAAATACGAAACAATATATGATCtttttgataaaaatttatacaatttacaaaatatagaagatgatgataaagatataaaaaaggtTCAAAATGTAACTAATTGGAATGCAATCgaaattttaaaaagttTACCAGGGGTAActgaaaaaaatatgcattatttaataaataatattaattcatTAAGAGATTTATGTGATCAGACATTAGAGCAATTGGAAAATTATATGAGCAAATCTAATGCTAAATTGTTGtatgattttttaaatgaaaatatatcataa
- a CDS encoding hypothetical protein (conserved Plasmodium protein, unknown function), whose translation MALNPTLIQGNEFLFPANKGSEVTYLRREDVKLKLYLPDRTIKEDGMIFLTSSRLVFVKNEHSKTNANFAGVEFPLSLIEKPKFEQPVFGLNYLSGIIKPLIDHPNSLKSACKWNIVFLNGQCSSFLNIFFKVFEAAKKNRPLVGLNEFNEQFFSNSNAYVDPNDPTFLYINEPINENIYTPQNLSQNHYIPLGSYPNDNMNPSNNNMNTCNNSGNTLRQDENIPIYKRPYVPRNNNTNNMMPYNNSNYVNTCDHINNRPIGNYNQNVYVPNNYNNPNNNIQCYDTRNNSLTHYNNSSEGRMLYNNNNTNMGHYNNTNNFRNYDQGNNRNVTSQMNYHMYNNMPSNNMPNNNMPNNNMPSNNMSSNNMPNNNMPNNNIPNNNMPNNNMPSNNMPNNNMPNNNLSTFHQRMNALHPQPNNHHYNPAYNEQLNNSYNQQNSNTLYNEQNNGDQNGSNTYNHHKGS comes from the exons ATGGCCTTAAATCCAACATTAATTCAGGGAAATG aatttttatttccaGCCAACAAAGGATCTGAGGTTACTTATTTAAGAAGGGAAGATGTTAAGTTGAAATTGTACTTGCCTGATAG aACCATTAAAGAAGATGGAatgatatttttaacaAGCTCACGTTTAGTGTTTGTAAAAAACGAGCACAGCAAAACCAATGCGAACTTTGCTGGTGTAGAATTTCCTTTAAGTCTAATTGAGAAACCTAAATTTGAACAGCCTGTATTTGGACTAAATTATTTAAGCGGTATTATAAAACCATTAATTGATCATCCAAATAGCTTAAAAAGTGCTTGTAAATGGaatattgtatttttaaatgGACAATGTAGTAGTTTccttaatatattttttaaagtaTTTGAAGCAGCTAAAAAGAATAGACCATTGGTTGGTTTAAATGAATTTAATGAGCAGTTTTTTTCAAATAGTAATGCTTATGTTGATCCTAATGATCCAacctttttatatattaatgaacCTATTAATGAGAATATTTATACTCCTCAAAATTTATCACAAAATCATTATATACCATTGGGAAGCTACCcaaatgataatatgaaccctagtaataataatatgaatacaTGCAATAATAGTGGTAATACCTTAAGAcaagatgaaaatattccaatatataaaagacCATATGTTCCAAGAAATAATAACACTAATAATATGATGCCATATAATAATTCCAACTATGTCAATACATGTGATCACATAAATAACAGACCAATTGGTAACTATAACCAGAATGTTTATGTACctaataattataataatccaaataataatattcaatGTTATGATACTAGAAATAATTCCTTAAcacattataataattcatcCGAAGGTAGAATGctttataataataataatacaaatatgggacattataataataccAATAATTTTAGAAATTATGACCAAGGAAATAATAGAAATGTCACATCGCAAATGAATTAtcatatgtataataatatgccaagtaataatatgccaaataataatatgccaaataataatatgccaagtaataatatgtcaagtaataatatgccaaataataatatgccaaataataatattccaaataataatatgccaaataataatatgccaagtaataatatgccaaataataatatgccaaataataatttgaGTACATTTCATCAAAGGATGAATGCTCTACATCCCCAACCAAACAATCATCATTATAATCCTGCATATAATGAACAACttaataattcatataatcAACAAAATAGTAAtactttatataatgaacaaaataatgGCGACCAAAATGGTTCTAATACATACAACCATCACAAAGGTTCTTAA